One window of the Pseudofrankia sp. DC12 genome contains the following:
- the smpB gene encoding SsrA-binding protein SmpB produces the protein MAKETGRKTIAQNRRARHEYDILDTYEAGVVLTGTEVKSLRMGRASLVDGFAQVENGEVWLHAVHIPEYTEGTWTNHAPRRKRKLLLHRGEIEKLVGKTKEGGLTLIPLALYWKDGRAKIEIALARGRKSYDKRHALAEKDAKREMSRIMGRQAKGRFS, from the coding sequence GTGGCGAAGGAGACCGGGCGTAAGACGATCGCGCAGAACCGGCGGGCGCGGCACGAGTACGACATCCTCGACACCTACGAGGCCGGGGTCGTGCTCACGGGCACCGAGGTGAAGTCACTGCGGATGGGGCGGGCGTCGCTGGTCGACGGGTTCGCACAGGTCGAGAACGGCGAGGTCTGGCTGCACGCCGTGCACATCCCGGAGTACACCGAGGGCACCTGGACGAACCACGCCCCGCGGCGCAAGCGCAAGCTGCTGCTGCATCGCGGCGAGATCGAGAAGCTGGTCGGCAAGACGAAGGAAGGCGGCCTGACGCTCATCCCGCTCGCGCTCTACTGGAAGGACGGCCGGGCCAAGATCGAGATCGCGTTGGCCCGCGGCCGCAAGTCCTACGACAAGCGGCACGCACTGGCCGAGAAGGACGCGAAACGCGAGATGTCCCGGATCATGGGCCGTCAGGCGAAGGGCCGTTTCAGCTGA